TAATCAATTGGCTGTAATCCTTGGTAGCCTCGAGAATGCGTTCCAGATCCGCCATGTTGTTATGACGGTACTTTTTTGGGTGGCCGAAGGACAACCTGCACCCGTCGATGATGCTTGCATGGTCATATTTGTCGAGAATGGCGCAATCATTTCTGCCCAGAAGAGCCGAGATGGTCCCCACATTAGTCTGGTATCCGGTGGCAAAAGTCAGCGCGGCTTCCCTTTTGAAAAAATGGGCCAACTTCCTTTCGAATTCCTCATGTATCGCAAGGTTGCCGTTCAAGAACCTGGAGCCGGCACAGCCACTGCCGTATTTTTGCAGGGCCTCGACTGCGGCTTCCTTTATCCTGGGGTGGCAGGTCAGGCCCAAATAATTATTGGAGCCGACCATGATCACCCTGCGCCCCCCTACAATGACCTCCGAATCCTGGGGTGATTCTATTTCGCGGAAGTAAAAATAATTCCCTGACTCCCGAAGCTCCCGGATCTGGTCGACAAATTTAGTACATTTATCAAAAATATCCATTATGTGCTGTTTGCCTTATAACCAATTGTTTTTTTGATACCAATCGACGGTGACCCCCGCCCCATGAACGAGATCGATCTTCGGACTGTATTCTAACATATTTTTGGCTTTAGTAATATCACAGGTCCAATTTTCCTGCATCATTTCTCTCGCCTTATCGCGCGTAAGCAAACAGGGCCGGTCGGTCACACGGGACATAGCCTCGCTCACCGCACCTATTCCCCGAATTACACATCCCGGCACCGACAACCGGAATGCCTTTGTATTCATGGCAGCTGAAAAGATATCGCATATTTCTTCCGTCCTGTAACGGGCGCCGTCGGAGATGAAGAAGACCTCGCCGTCTCCCGCTCCGGCCTTGCCCGCCATTACCAGTGAATCCACCAAATCGCTCACGAAGCACATGCTGATCCACTGGGTTATGTTGCGGGGACTGAACGTGATTTTTCTTGTGATTAGCTTCAGAAGGGATAAAAAATCGCGGTCCCGTGGTCCATACACCGCGCTGGGGCGAAGAATGGTAACCCTGATCCGATCCCTGTGAGCCAGCACGGCTTCTTCTCCGATCCGTTTGCTTCTCCCGTAAGATGAAACCGGAGAATCAGGATCACCTTCAGTCTTCATCCCTCCTTCAATGCCCGGGCCGGAAGCAGCCTGGCTCGAAAGGTAGACAAATTTTTGGAGCGACCGGTTCCGGTCCAGACAGGTCCGAATCAGGTTCTCCGTACCGACGCCGTTTACCGTAAAAAATTCCTCTTCCCGTCTTACCCTCGTCACACCGGCTAAATGATAGACACAATCCACTCCTGACACGGCAGTTGCCAGCGATCTCCTGTCGCCACAATCGCCATATGCAAAATTGACCGGTAATGCTTCGAGCCATCCGAGATCACCCGTGCGCCTCACCAGGCAGGTCACCTCCGTCCCGCAACGCGTCAGCTTTTCAACCAGATGGCTTCCGATAAACCCGTTCGCTCCCGTGACCAACGCCTTCACTGGCCCTTCTCCTTTATGTGCACCTAAACCAACGGAAAACTGAATTTCCCTTTGCAGACAAGAACAATAGAAGAAGCAGTTGCCGGCGCCTCAGGTATTCATTTTTTGTTCAGCCTTCCCACTGGGTTTCGGCCGTGGAACATGCTTCGAAAGGTAAACTATTTTAAACAGGTTGTAACCCTATCAGTCAAGATAAAATAGAAGTCCTTTTGAGGATTTATCAGAACATTAAAAAAAGGTCTTTTCACTGGTTGTCGGTATTTTAATCACTAAAAATTATCATGGCAAAGATTCCATGCCGTGTATATATTAATTTAAGGTTATGCTTCCGGGCAATGCCGGTATCCGGCGGAAAGAGAGACGCGACGTACCATGGGAGAGATCAAAACACCCTTCCTCACGGTAGATATAATTATCAGGTTCGGTGAGGGCATTGTCCTTATCGAGAGAAAGAACCCTCCCGCCGGTTGGGCCCTTCCAGGCGGTTTTGTGGATATAGGGGAATCCGTTGAGGAGGCGGCAAAGAGAGAGGCTAAAGAGGAGACATCTCTTGACGTCGACCTGGACGGCCAGTTTCACGTCTATTCCCGGCCCGACCGGGACCCCCGGTTTCACACTGCGTCCGTGGTATTTATCGCCCGAGGGAGCGGTTCCCTCATGGGCAGGGATGATGCGAGGCGGGCGGCGATCTTTCGCGAAGATGACCTGCCGGACCTCATTGCCTTTGACCACAGGAGAATTATCTCGGATTATTTCGAATATGCCCGGACGGGCGACAAACCGCGTGAAATTTGAGTTTTTTTGTGAAAAATGCCACGGAGCGCAGCCCGTGGCATTTTCATGAAATCATTTATGTCTGCCTTCAGGCCAGTGAGGCTACCGCCTTCCTGATCCTGTCGAACCCCTTCTCGATTATTTCCATGGACGTGGCGAAGGAGAGCCTCAAATGGCCTTCCTTTCCGAATTCGATGCCGGGTACGACTGCGGTGTGGAACTCTTCGAGAAGGAGCGCCGTGAGGGCCGTAGAGTTCTCTATCTTTGTTCCCTTGTAGGAGCGGCCCAGTATGGCGCTGAAATTGGGAAATACGTAAAATGCTCCTTTAGGGTTGTAACATGTGACCCCTGGAATGCCTGCAAACCCCGTGACCAGAAAATCCCTGCGCTTCTTGAACTGCTCGAGCATCATGGCAATACTCTCCTGAGGACCGGTAAGGGCCGCCACCGCCGCCTTCTGAGCGATCGAAGTGGGGTTCGAGGTGGATTGGCTCTGGATATTCGACATGGCGCTTATAATATCTTTAGGTCCGGCGGCGAAGCCGATACGCCACCCTGTCATGGAATAGGTCTTGGAGACCCCATGGGCGATGATCGTCCTCTCTTTAAAGGAGCGGTCGAGGGAAGCGATGCTTTTATGGACATACTCGTCATAGGCGAGTTTCTCGTAAATTTCATCGGATATGATGTAGAAATCTTTTTCCACTGCAAGCTTTCCGATCTCCTCCAGGTTCTTCAGGGTATAGATCGAGCCCGCCGGGTTGGAAGGGTAATTGAGGACTATCGCTTTGGTCCTGTCCGTCACGTGCTTCCTGAGCATAGAGGCGGTAATCTGGTAATCCTCCTCCTCATAGGTCTCGACTATTACCGGTTTTGCCCCGGCAAGCTCCACCATGGGAGGGTAAGATACCCAGTAAGGGGCTGGGATCAGCACCTCGTCGCCGTCGCCCAATATTGCCTGAAACAGGTTGTAGAGGGAATGTTTTCCTCCGCAGGAGACGATGACTTCTTCCCGCTTATATTC
The DNA window shown above is from Syntrophorhabdaceae bacterium and carries:
- a CDS encoding NAD-dependent epimerase/dehydratase family protein yields the protein MKALVTGANGFIGSHLVEKLTRCGTEVTCLVRRTGDLGWLEALPVNFAYGDCGDRRSLATAVSGVDCVYHLAGVTRVRREEEFFTVNGVGTENLIRTCLDRNRSLQKFVYLSSQAASGPGIEGGMKTEGDPDSPVSSYGRSKRIGEEAVLAHRDRIRVTILRPSAVYGPRDRDFLSLLKLITRKITFSPRNITQWISMCFVSDLVDSLVMAGKAGAGDGEVFFISDGARYRTEEICDIFSAAMNTKAFRLSVPGCVIRGIGAVSEAMSRVTDRPCLLTRDKAREMMQENWTCDITKAKNMLEYSPKIDLVHGAGVTVDWYQKNNWL
- a CDS encoding aminotransferase class I/II-fold pyridoxal phosphate-dependent enzyme, whose protein sequence is MDIFDKCTKFVDQIRELRESGNYFYFREIESPQDSEVIVGGRRVIMVGSNNYLGLTCHPRIKEAAVEALQKYGSGCAGSRFLNGNLAIHEEFERKLAHFFKREAALTFATGYQTNVGTISALLGRNDCAILDKYDHASIIDGCRLSFGHPKKYRHNNMADLERILEATKDYSQLI
- a CDS encoding pyridoxal phosphate-dependent aminotransferase encodes the protein MLSQRAQALKPSPTLAISAKEKALKAQGIDIAGFGAGEPDFDTPEHIKKAAIDAIHAGFTKYTPVAGIDPLKDAIIEKFKKDNGLEYKREEVIVSCGGKHSLYNLFQAILGDGDEVLIPAPYWVSYPPMVELAGAKPVIVETYEEEDYQITASMLRKHVTDRTKAIVLNYPSNPAGSIYTLKNLEEIGKLAVEKDFYIISDEIYEKLAYDEYVHKSIASLDRSFKERTIIAHGVSKTYSMTGWRIGFAAGPKDIISAMSNIQSQSTSNPTSIAQKAAVAALTGPQESIAMMLEQFKKRRDFLVTGFAGIPGVTCYNPKGAFYVFPNFSAILGRSYKGTKIENSTALTALLLEEFHTAVVPGIEFGKEGHLRLSFATSMEIIEKGFDRIRKAVASLA
- a CDS encoding NUDIX hydrolase — its product is MGEIKTPFLTVDIIIRFGEGIVLIERKNPPAGWALPGGFVDIGESVEEAAKREAKEETSLDVDLDGQFHVYSRPDRDPRFHTASVVFIARGSGSLMGRDDARRAAIFREDDLPDLIAFDHRRIISDYFEYARTGDKPREI